In the Oxobacter pfennigii genome, one interval contains:
- a CDS encoding DedA family protein: protein MQEIILDIINQFGYIGVFLLITIENIFPPIPSEVILTFGGFLTTYTNMNVWGVIISATIGSVAGAIILYIIGRILSAERLARLIDSRLGKLLRLKKEDVRKAERWFSKHGNKAVFFCRFVPIVRSLISIPAGVAKMQLCPFFSLTVIGTFIWNVVLVFLGRIAGNAWETIVGYVDIYAMITLTVFMLTAMVVGTLFIKKRFLNTSKLQGDK, encoded by the coding sequence ATGCAGGAAATTATTTTGGATATTATCAATCAATTTGGATACATCGGCGTTTTTTTATTGATAACTATAGAAAACATTTTCCCACCTATACCATCCGAGGTTATTTTGACCTTTGGCGGATTTTTGACAACGTATACCAACATGAATGTTTGGGGCGTTATAATATCGGCGACAATTGGCTCGGTGGCGGGAGCAATTATTTTGTATATAATCGGGCGTATACTCAGCGCTGAACGCCTTGCACGGTTGATTGACAGCAGATTGGGGAAGCTCTTACGTCTCAAAAAAGAAGATGTAAGAAAAGCTGAAAGATGGTTCTCCAAACATGGAAACAAGGCGGTTTTCTTTTGCCGGTTTGTCCCTATCGTACGCAGCTTGATATCCATACCGGCAGGAGTAGCAAAAATGCAATTGTGCCCCTTTTTTAGCTTAACAGTTATCGGCACTTTTATCTGGAACGTCGTGTTAGTCTTTCTCGGAAGAATTGCGGGGAACGCCTGGGAAACAATTGTTGGTTATGTTGATATTTACGCTATGATAACTTTAACTGTCTTTATGTTGACGGCAATGGTAGTAGGGACGCTCTTCATTAAAAAGCGTTTTTTGAATACATCGAAGCTTCAGGGTGATAAGTAA
- a CDS encoding RyR domain-containing protein, with product MRNKDVKIVVSGDICISVLQWITDPQNSQGFNWQTHLNVHSLLKPGESLLLSELVALATGASILSPRLQEPGSFSSGEFLRSTAELDLFPVSADGKSNDKVYRVRRFLGFTGPSAGTPKLLPIIDDDENADMVIIDDENNGFNAGSDYWPLAIRASGKSPVVIYKMNNPISSNALWKHLESHHIENTIVVINSDDLRAKGVNISKSLSWERTARDFVWQMENNPNLAFLAGCRHLVVPFGLEGAIYYTNQKEAESRLYFLPYEFEGGLIKEIQGKMYGLTSCFVAGLARRIIPQICSRNGLVKSIGEGIKEGMVAAQKYFIKGFGRSIDSLSFPNAAVFVETENDFIFREHVQDVKIPRYFNKNCYSCWYILKDKSSANLEEIAHNIVKFGEKKVLKYMPIAQFGKLKTVDRTEIESYRSIKNLMWEYISARNTVHPLSIAVFGTPGSGKSFGITEVAENIAPTLIRKLNFNLSQLSSPADLNSAFHKVRDLSLEGKVPLIFFDEFDANLEGKLGWLKYFLAPMQDGVFREGDSLRPIGKSIFVFVGGTSSTYREFCGEDLTDETEQKQFAKEFKSAKGPDFVSRLRGYVNILGPNQTDENQDQLYIIRRAMLLRSLLELKAPHLINETEEAQIDTGVLRALLKVPRYKHESRSMEAILEMSMLTHAKKWEQSHLPSQEQLKLHVDEEQFLRHLMHDAFFSEKIENLAMDIHEKYSENNKNNPKIVSDYAKPWEVLSEERKSFYRDQAKSIPNALLKIHYDVISIKEQPKKIEFTERELAVLAAYEHSRWCTKRKETGWKYGAIRDDSERTDPHLVPFDELPNEKKSGMVRMVAAWPEVLANSNFKIEHLKFLCQCEKAV from the coding sequence TTGAGAAATAAAGATGTAAAAATCGTTGTATCGGGAGATATATGTATCAGCGTGCTTCAATGGATTACAGACCCGCAGAACAGCCAGGGATTCAACTGGCAAACCCACTTGAATGTACACAGCTTATTAAAGCCGGGAGAATCACTGCTTCTATCCGAGCTTGTAGCTTTGGCTACGGGAGCGTCAATATTATCTCCCCGGCTGCAAGAGCCCGGCTCCTTTTCATCCGGTGAGTTTCTCCGCTCTACTGCAGAACTGGACTTATTTCCTGTATCGGCAGACGGAAAAAGTAATGACAAGGTATACCGGGTAAGGCGCTTCCTCGGATTCACCGGGCCTTCTGCAGGCACACCAAAACTTCTCCCCATTATCGATGATGACGAAAATGCGGACATGGTCATCATCGATGATGAAAATAATGGTTTTAATGCGGGCAGTGACTACTGGCCTCTGGCTATTAGGGCCTCCGGAAAGTCGCCTGTGGTCATTTACAAAATGAATAATCCCATCAGTTCCAACGCTCTTTGGAAGCATTTAGAATCCCATCATATTGAAAATACTATTGTTGTCATAAACAGTGATGATTTGCGTGCCAAGGGTGTGAATATCAGCAAAAGCCTCTCCTGGGAAAGGACAGCACGGGATTTTGTCTGGCAGATGGAAAATAATCCAAACCTTGCTTTTCTGGCAGGCTGCCGACATCTTGTCGTCCCCTTTGGACTGGAAGGCGCAATCTATTATACCAACCAGAAAGAAGCAGAGTCCCGTTTGTACTTTCTTCCTTATGAATTTGAGGGCGGTCTGATAAAAGAAATCCAAGGCAAAATGTACGGACTTACCTCCTGCTTTGTGGCTGGTCTGGCCCGGAGGATCATTCCTCAAATATGCAGCAGGAATGGACTGGTTAAATCCATCGGAGAGGGTATAAAAGAAGGAATGGTGGCCGCACAGAAATACTTTATCAAAGGCTTCGGAAGAAGCATCGACAGCTTATCCTTCCCCAATGCCGCCGTATTTGTTGAGACAGAAAATGATTTTATATTCAGGGAGCATGTTCAGGATGTTAAAATACCCAGATATTTCAATAAAAACTGCTATTCCTGCTGGTACATCCTGAAGGATAAGAGCTCCGCCAACTTAGAAGAAATAGCCCATAATATTGTTAAATTCGGAGAAAAAAAAGTATTGAAATACATGCCCATTGCCCAGTTTGGAAAGCTTAAGACAGTGGACAGGACGGAAATCGAAAGCTATAGGAGCATAAAGAACCTGATGTGGGAGTACATTTCCGCAAGAAATACGGTCCACCCCCTATCCATCGCTGTTTTCGGAACTCCGGGTTCCGGAAAATCCTTCGGGATAACCGAGGTGGCGGAAAATATTGCGCCAACCCTGATAAGGAAATTAAACTTTAACCTATCCCAGCTTAGCAGTCCGGCAGATTTGAACAGTGCTTTCCATAAAGTGCGGGACCTGTCTTTAGAAGGAAAAGTGCCTTTAATCTTTTTTGACGAATTTGACGCAAACCTGGAAGGTAAACTTGGGTGGCTCAAATACTTTTTAGCGCCCATGCAGGATGGGGTATTCAGAGAAGGTGATTCCCTCCGCCCTATAGGCAAATCCATTTTTGTCTTTGTGGGCGGAACAAGCAGTACCTATAGGGAATTCTGCGGCGAAGACCTGACGGATGAAACGGAACAGAAACAGTTTGCAAAAGAGTTTAAAAGCGCCAAAGGTCCGGATTTTGTGAGCCGATTAAGAGGCTATGTGAATATATTGGGACCCAATCAAACGGATGAAAATCAGGACCAACTGTACATCATACGGAGAGCCATGCTGCTGCGTTCATTACTGGAGCTTAAGGCACCCCATCTTATAAATGAAACGGAAGAAGCACAGATAGACACCGGAGTATTAAGGGCTCTCCTTAAGGTCCCCAGATACAAGCATGAATCCAGGTCTATGGAAGCCATACTGGAAATGAGTATGCTGACACATGCAAAGAAATGGGAGCAATCTCATCTTCCTTCTCAGGAGCAGTTAAAGCTGCATGTGGATGAAGAGCAGTTCTTGCGCCATTTGATGCACGATGCATTTTTCAGTGAGAAAATCGAAAACCTCGCTATGGACATTCATGAAAAATACAGTGAAAACAATAAAAACAATCCGAAGATTGTTTCTGATTATGCGAAGCCCTGGGAAGTCTTAAGCGAAGAGCGCAAAAGTTTCTACCGGGATCAGGCAAAGAGCATTCCCAATGCTCTGCTGAAAATTCATTACGATGTCATTTCCATTAAAGAACAGCCCAAAAAGATTGAATTTACCGAAAGAGAACTGGCCGTTCTGGCAGCTTATGAACATAGTCGCTGGTGCACCAAGAGAAAAGAGACCGGCTGGAAATATGGCGCCATCCGGGATGATAGTGAGCGCACCGACCCCCATCTGGTACCCTTTGACGAATTGCCCAACGAGAAAAAAAGCGGCATGGTCCGGATGGTCGCAGCGTGGCCTGAGGTGCTGGCGAATTCCAACTTCAAAATAGAGCATTTGAAGTTTTTATGCCAGTGTGAAAAAGCTGTATAA